One genomic segment of Suncus etruscus isolate mSunEtr1 chromosome 15, mSunEtr1.pri.cur, whole genome shotgun sequence includes these proteins:
- the LOC126030673 gene encoding DNA-directed RNA polymerase II subunit RPB4-like: MAPGGAGHVEDTSQLIVPKEFETAETFKNRDNIASIRSLLLQKRLHNFELACLANICPETAEEAKAQIPSLEGRFEVEKIQQILDAIQTRHSFQY, translated from the coding sequence AtggcacctggtggtgctggccATGTAGAAGATACTTCCCAGCTCATCGTTCCCAAAGAGTTTGAAACAGCTGAGACATTCAAAAATAGAGATAACATTGCCAGTATTCGTAGCTTATTGCTACAAAAAAGGCTTCATAATTTTGAGTTGGCATGTTTAGCCAACATTTGCCCAGAAACAGCTGAGGAGGCCAAGGCTCAAATCCCAAGCCTCGAGGGGCGGTTTGAAGTGGAGAAGATACAGCAGATTCTTGATGCCATCCAGACTAGACACAGCTTCCAGTATTAA